The following are encoded in a window of Lagenorhynchus albirostris chromosome 3, mLagAlb1.1, whole genome shotgun sequence genomic DNA:
- the LOC132518400 gene encoding protocadherin alpha-10-like codes for MLTSGPERQGAWLLLHSLLLLAAWETGSSPVHYSVPEEAKHGSFVGRIAQDLGLELVELVPRLFRVASKGRGDLLEVNLQNGILFVNSRIDREEMCGRSAECSIHLEVIVDRPLQVFHVEVEIKDINDNPPVFPATHKNLFISETRPLDSHFSLEGASDADIGANALLTYRLSPNEYFSLEVPTNDEQVTPLELVLKKPLDREVTSELLLVLKATDGGKPELTGTVELNITVLDVNDNAPVFDKAVYRIKLLENARNGTLVIRLNASDLDEGSNGHILYSFATDVSSNTEASFRIDANSGEIKVNGKIDFEEIKLWKLQIEAVDKGNPPMFGHCTILIEVLDINDNAPELLVTSLLLSIPEDAPPGTVIALISVTDHDAGGNARVTCSLTPQVPFKLVSTFKNYYSLVLDSALDREKVSEYALVLIARDGGSPSLSTMASVSAEVADVNDNAPAFAQPEYTVFVKENNPPGCHIFTVSARDADALENALVSYSLVERRVGERALSSYVSVHAESGKVYALQPLDHEELELLQFQVSAHDAGVPPLGSNVTLQVFVLDENDNAPALLLPGPGGGAGALSQLVARSVGAGHVVAKVRAVDADSGYNAWLSYELQPAVGGAHSPFRVGLYTGEISTTRALDEADAPRQRLLVLVKDHGEPALTATATVLLSLEDSGQAPKASTRASTGAARAEAALVDVNVYLIIAICAVSSLFVLTLLLYTALRCSAPPSEGACGPGKPTLVYSSAVGSWSYSQKRRQRVCSGEGPPKADLMAFSPSVPPGSSSGDIGDQQEFCENVSTVILRCIMPLNVNHIVVH; via the coding sequence ATGTTAACTTCAGGACCAGAGAGGCAGGGAGCCTGGCTCCTGCTTCACTCGCTTCTGCTCCTCGCAGCCTGGGAGACAGGGAGCAGCCCGGTCCATTATTCGGTCCCCGAGGAAGCCAAACACGGCAGCTTCGTGGGCCGCATCGCCCAGGACCTGGGGCTGGAGCTGGTGGAGCTGGTGCCGCGTCTGTTCCGGGTGGCATCCAAAGGCCGCGGGGACCTTCTGGAGGTAAACCTGCAGAATGGCATTTTGTTTGTGAATTCTCGGATCGACCGGGAGGAGATGTGCGGGCGGAGTGCGGAGTGCAGCATCCACCTGGAGGTGATCGTCGACCGGCCGCTGCAGGTGTTCCATGTGGAGGTGGAAATAAAGGATATTAACGACAATCCGCCTGTATTCCCAGCGACACACAAAAATCTCTTTATTTCCGAAACTAGGCCTCTTGACTCTCATTTTTCACTAGAGGGCGCCTCCGATGCAGATATCGGGGCCAACGCTCTGCTGACTTACAGACTGAGCCCCAATGAGTATTTCTCTCTGGAAGTACCGACCAACGACGAGCAGGTAACACCGCTCGAACTAGTACTAAAAAAACCTTTAGACAGGGAAGTCACTTCAGAGCTTCTCTTGGTGCTCAAAGCAACGGATGGGGGCAAACCTGAGCTGACAGGCACTGTAGAGTTAAACATCACAGTGCTGGATGTAAATGACAACGCCCCAGTGTTTGACAAAGCAGTATATCGTATAAAATTActggaaaatgcaagaaacggTACACTGGTTATTAGACTTAACGCCTCGGATTTGGACGAGGGTTCAAACGGCCACATTCTTTATTCCTTTGCAACTGATGTCTCCTCTAATACAGAAGCCTCTTTTCGCATAGATGCAAACAGTGGAGAAATAAAAGTGAATGGAAAAATAgattttgaagaaattaaattatgGAAACTTCAAATAGAAGCAGTTGACAAAGGAAACCCCCCAATGTTTGGTCACTGCACAATCTTGATAGAAGTCTTGGACATCAACGATAATGCCCCAGAGTTGCTAGTGACGTCACTGTTGCTTTCTATTCCAGAGGATGCTCCACCGGGGACTGTCATCGCTCTAATCAGTGTAACCGACCATGACGCCGGTGGCAATGCGCGGGTGACCTGCTCACTAACACCCCAAGTCCCCTTCAAACTGGTGTCCACCTTCAAGAATTACTATTCGCTAGTGCTGGACAGCGCCCTGGACCGAGAGAAAGTGTCGGAATATGCTCTAGTACTGATCGCGAGGGACGGGGGCTCGCCTTCTCTGTCGACCATGGCCAGCGTGTCCGCGGAGGTGGCCGACGTGAACGACAACGCGCCTGCGTTCGCGCAGCCCGAGTACACGGTGTTCGTGAAGGAGAACAACCCGCCCGGCTGCCACATCTTCACGGTGTCGGCGCGGGACGCGGACGCGCTGGAGAACGCGCTGGTGTCCTACTCGCTGGTGGAGCGGCGGGTGGGCGAGCGAGCGCTGTCGAGCTACGTGTCGGTGCACGCGGAGAGCGGCAAGGTGTACGCGCTGCAGCCGCTGGACCACGAGGAGCTGGAGCTGCTGCAGTTCCAGGTGAGCGCGCACGACGCGGGCGTGCCGCCTCTGGGCAGCAACGTGACGCTGCAGGTGTTCGTGCTGGACGAGAACGACAACGCGCCCGCGCTGCTGCTGCCCGGGccgggcggcggggcgggcgcgCTGAGCCAGCTGGTGGCGCGGTCGGTGGGCGCGGGCCACGTGGTGGCGAAGGTGCGCGCGGTGGACGCGGACTCGGGCTACAACGCGTGGCTGTCGTACGAGCTGCAGCCGGCGGTGGGTGGCGCGCACAGCCCGTTCCGCGTGGGGCTGTACACGGGCGAGATCAGCACGACGCGCGCCCTGGACGAGGCGGACGCGCCACGCCAGCGCCTGCTGGTGCTGGTGAAGGACCACGGCGAGCCGGCGCTGACGGCCACGGCCACCGTGCTGCTGTCGCTGGAGGACAGCGGCCAGGCGCCCAAGGCCTCTACGCGGGCGTCGACGGGCGCCGCTCGCGCGGAGGCCGCTCTGGTGGATGTGAACGTGTACCTGATCATCGCCATCTGCGCGGTGTCCAGCCTGTTTGTGCTCACACTGCTGCTGTACACGGCGCTGCGGTGCTCGGCGCCGCCCAGCGAGGGCGCGTGCGGGCCCGGGAAGCCCACGCTGGTGTACTCCAGCGCGGTGGGGAGCTGGTCTTACTCGCAGAAGAGGCGGCAGCGGGTGTGCTCTGGGGAGGGGCCGCCCAAGGCAGATCTCATGGCCTTCAGCCCTAGTGTCCCTCCAGGTTCGAGTTCTGGAGATATTGGAGACCAACAGGAATTTTGCGAGAATGTAAGTACAGTAATTCTGAGATGTATCATGCCTCTTAATGTCAATCACATAGTAGTTCACTAA
- the LOC132517900 gene encoding protocadherin alpha-12-like: MEFSWRGGFEARRLLLSLLLLAAWETGSSPVHYSVSEEAKHGTFVGRIAQDLGLELTELVPRLFRVASKGRGDLLEVNLQNGILFVNSRIDREEMCGRSAECSIHLEVIVDRPLQVFHVEVEVKDINDNPPVFRGEQKVLISESAPLDSRFPLEGASDADIGLNSLVTYRLSLNEYFTLKVITKTDKSILPELILRKSLDREEMPELNILLTALDGGKPELTGSVQIQITILDVNDNAPEFDTPGYKVVLFENIPNNTRVIQLNASDLDEGPNREISYGIRMILPVSEKCMFSINAETGEIRIYGKLDFEENNEYEIQVNAIDKGIPSMAGHCTVLVEVLDLNDNTPEVMITSLSLPVREDAQVGTVIALISVSDRDSGANGQVTCSLTPQVPFKLVSTFKNYYSLVLDSALDRENMANYEVVVTARDAGSPSLSATASVSVEVADVNDNAPAFAQPEYTVFVKENNPPGCHIFTVSARDADAQENALVSYSLVERRVGERALSSYVSVHAESGKVYALQPLDHEELELLQFQVSAHDAGVPPLGSNVTLQVFVLDENDNAPALLLPGPGGGAGALSQLMTRSVGAGHVVAKVRAVDADSGYNAWLSYELQPAAGGAHSPFRVGLYTGEISTTRALDEADAPRHRLLVLVKDHGEPALTATATVLLSLEDSGQAPKASMRASTGAAGAEAALVDVNVYLIIAICAVSSLLVLTLLLYTALRCSAPPSEGACGPGKPTLVYSSAVGSWSYSQQRRQRVCSGEGPPKADLMAFSPCLQPSGEDCLSPSSEVSP, translated from the coding sequence ATGGAGTTTTCCTGGCGAGGAGGCTTCGAAGCTCGGCGCCTGCTGCTCTCGCTTCTGCTCCTCGCAGCCTGGGAGACAGGGAGCAGCCCGGTCCATTATTCGGTCTCTGAGGAAGCCAAACACGGCACCTTCGTGGGCCGCATCGCCCAGGACCTGGGGCTGGAGCTGACGGAGCTGGTGCCGCGCCTGTTCCGGGTGGCGTCCAAAGGCCGCGGGGACCTTCTGGAGGTAAATCTGCAGAATGGCATTTTGTTTGTGAATTCTCGGATCGACCGGGAGGAGATGTGCGGGCGGAGCGCGGAGTGCAGCATCCACCTGGAGGTGATCGTGGACCGGCCGCTGCAGGTGTTCCAtgtggaggtggaggtgaaggACATTAATGATAACCCGCCGGTGTTCAGAGGAGAACAAAAGGTACTTATTTCTGAATCTGCTCCTCTGGACTCTCGTTTTCCTCTAGAGGGCGCTTCCGATGCGGATATCGGCCTAAACTCTCTTGTGACCTACAGGTTAAGTCTAAATGAGTATTTTACTCTTAAAGTAATAACGAAAACCGATAAAAGTATATTGCCTGAACTCATTCTTCGGAAGTCATTGGATAGAGAAGAAATGCCAGAACTTAATATATTGCTGACCGCTCTGGATGGCGGTAAACCCGAACTAACAGGATCTGTTCAGATTCAAATAACCATCCTGGATGTTAATGACAACGCTCCTGAGTTTGATACGCCTGGCTATAAAGTAGTGCTGTTTGAAAATATCCCAAACAACACCAGAGTGATTCAACTAAACGCTTCTGATCTAGACGAAGGACCAAATAGAGAAATTTCCTATGGAATCAGAATGATTCTGCCAGTGAGTGAGAAATGTATGttttcaataaatgcagaaacaggtgaaattaggATTTATGGTAAACTGGATTTTGAAGAGAATAATGAGTATGAAATTCAGGTTAACGCTATTGATAAAGGGATTCCTTCTATGGCAGGTCACTGCACGGTCCTGGTGGAAGTTCTGGACCTGAATGACAATACCCCCGAGGTAATGATCACTTCGCTCTCGCTCCCAGTGCGAGAGGACGCTCAGGTGGGCACCGTCATCGCCTTGATCAGCGTGTCCGACCGCGACTCCGGCGCCAACGGGCAGGTGACCTGCTCACTAACACCCCAGGTCCCCTTCAAGCTGGTGTCCACCTTCAAGAATTACTATTCGCTGGTGCTTGACAGCGCCTTGGATCGCGAGAATATGGCGAACTATGAGGTGGTAGTGACAGCCCGGGACGCGGGCTCGCCTTCCTTGTCGGCCACAGCCAGCGTGTCCGTGGAGGTGGCCGACGTGAACGACAACGCGCCCGCGTTCGCGCAGCCCGAGTACACGGTGTTCGTGAAGGAGAACAACCCGCCCGGCTGCCACATCTTCACGGTGTCGGCGCGGGACGCGGACGCGCAGGAGAACGCGCTGGTGTCCTACTCGCTGGTGGAGCGGCGGGTGGGCGAGCGAGCGCTGTCGAGCTACGTGTCGGTGCACGCGGAGAGCGGCAAGGTGTACGCGCTGCAGCCGCTGGACCACGAGGAGCTGGAGCTGCTGCAGTTCCAGGTGAGCGCGCACGACGCGGGCGTGCCGCCTCTGGGCAGCAACGTGACGCTGCAGGTGTTCGTGCTGGACGAGAACGACAACGCGCCCGCGCTGCTGCTGCCCGGGccgggcggcggggcgggcgcACTGAGCCAGCTGATGACGCGGTCGGTGGGCGCGGGCCACGTGGTGGCGAAGGTGCGCGCGGTGGACGCGGACTCGGGCTACAACGCGTGGCTGTCGTACGAGCTGCAGCCGGCGGCGGGTGGCGCGCACAGCCCGTTCCGCGTGGGGCTGTACACAGGCGAGATCAGCACGACGCGCGCCCTGGACGAGGCGGACGCGCCGCGCCATCGCCTGCTGGTGCTGGTGAAGGACCACGGCGAGCCGGCGCTGACGGCCACGGCCACCGTGCTGCTGTCGCTGGAGGACAGCGGCCAAGCGCCCAAGGCCTCTATGCGGGCGTCGACGGGCGCCGCTGGCGCGGAGGCCGCTCTGGTGGATGTGAACGTGTACCTGATCATCGCCATCTGCGCGGTGTCCAGCCTGTTGGTGCTCACGCTGCTGCTGTACACGGCGCTGCGGTGCTCGGCGCCGCCCAGCGAGGGCGCGTGCGGGCCCGGGAAGCCCACGCTTGTGTACTCCAGCGCGGTGGGGAGCTGGTCTTACTCGCAGCAGAGGCGGCAGCGGGTGTGCTCTGGGGAGGGGCCGCCCAAGGCAGATCTCATGGCCTTCAGCCCCTGTCTTCAACCGTCAGGAGAAGATTGTTTAAGTCCTTCTAGTGAAGTAAGTCCTTGA
- the LOC132518363 gene encoding LOW QUALITY PROTEIN: protocadherin alpha-13-like (The sequence of the model RefSeq protein was modified relative to this genomic sequence to represent the inferred CDS: deleted 1 base in 1 codon) has protein sequence MLSSWRGGPGARLLLLSLLLLAAWEAGSGQVHYSVPEEAKHGTFVGRIAQDLGLELEELVPRLFRVASKGRGDLLEVNLQNGILFVNSRIDREELCGQSAECSIHLEVIVDRPLQVFHVEVEVTDINDNPPVFPESEKRIIIAESRPPETRFPLDGASDADIGVNSALTYRVYPNDYFTLDTQNNREQTSSLSLVLRKSLDREEIQEHSLLLTASDGGKPELTGTVQLRITILDVNDNAPEFDHLIYKVRMLENAVNGTLVIKLNATDSDDGTNADIIYSFRRPVSPTVLYAFSINPSSGEIRTKGKLDFEEKKLYEISVEAIDKGNIPMAGHCTILVEIVDINDNAPEVTVTSLALPVREDAQVGTVIALVSVSDRDSGANGQVTCSLMPHSPFKLVSTFKNYYSLVLDSALDRESVANYEVVVTVRDAGSPSLSVTATVSVEVADVNDNAPAFAHPEYTVLVKENNPPGCHIFTVSARDADAQENALVSYSLVERRVGERALSSYVSVHAESGKVYALQPLDHEELELLQFQVSARDAGVPPLGSNVTLQVFVLDENDNAPALLLPGPGGGAGALSQLVARSVGAGHVVAKVRAVDADSGYNAWLSYELQPAAGGARSPFRVGLYTGEISTTRALDEAEAPRQRLLVLVKDHGEPALTATATVLLSLEDRGQAPKASMRASTGAAGAETALVDVNVYLIIAICAVSSLLVLTLLLYTALRCSAPPSEGACGPGKPTLVYSSAVGSWSYSQQRRQRCALGRGRPRPTSWPSAPAFLLV, from the exons ATGCTGTCTTCCTGGAGAGGAGGCCCAGGAGCTCGGCTTTTGCTTCTCTCGCTTCTGCTCCTCGCAGCATGGGAGGCGGGGAGCGGCCAGGTCCACTACTCGGTTCCGGAGGAGGCCAAACACGGCACCTTCGTGGGCCGCATCGCCCAGGacctggggctggagctggaggagCTGGTGCCGCGCCTGTTCCGGGTGGCGTCCAAAGGCCGCGGGGACCTTCTGGAGGTAAATCTGCAGAATGGCATTTTGTTTGTGAATTCTCGGATCGACCGGGAGGAGCTGTGCGGGCAGAGCGCGGAGTGCAGCATCCACCTGGAGGTTATCGTGGATAGGCCGCTGCAGGTGTTTCATGTGGAGGTGGAAGTTACAGATATTAACGACAACCCGCCTGTGTTCCctgaaagtgaaaaaagaataatcattGCTGAATCTAGACCTCCGGAAACTCGGTTCCCACTAGATGGCGCATCTGATGCAGATATTGGAGTAAACTCCGCCTTGACCTACCGAGTCTATCCCAACGATTATTTCACTTTGGACACACAAAACAACCGTGAACAAACGTCTTCGTTATCACTTGTGTTAAGGAAATCATTGGACAGAGAGGAAATTCAGGAACATAGTTTATTATTGACAGCTAGTGATGGAGGCAAACCCGAGCTGACCGGCACAGTTCAGCTGCGGATTACAATCCTGGATGTGAATGATAACGCCCCAGAATTTGACCACTTAATTTATAAAGTGAGAATGTTAGAGAATGCAGTTAATGGAACATTAGTGATCAAACTAAATGCCACAGACTCTGATGATGGTACAAATGCAGACATAATCTACTCATTTAGAAGACCTGTATCGCCTACAGTATTATATGCGTTTTCCATAAATCCCAGCAGCGGAGAAATTCGGACAAAAGGTAAATTGGATTTCGAAGAAAAGAAATTGTATGAAATATCCGTGGAAGCAATTGACAAGGGGAATATTCCAATGGCGGGTCATTGTACCATTTTGGTGGAAATAGTAGATATAAATGATAACGCCCCAGAAGTTACCGTCACTTCTTTGGCTCTTCCGGTGCGAGAGGACGCTCAGGTGGGCACTGTCATCGCCTTGGTCAGCGTGTCCGACCGCGACTCCGGCGCCAACGGGCAGGTGACCTGCTCCCTGATGCCCCACAGCCCCTTCAAGCTGGTGTCCACCTTCAAGAATTACTATTCACTAGTGCTTGACAGCGCGTTGGACCGCGAGAGCGTGGCGAACTATGAGGTGGTAGTGACAGTGCGGGACGCGGGCTCGCCTTCCCTGTCGGTAACAGCCACCGTGTCCGTGGAGGTGGCCGACGTGAACGACAACGCGCCCGCGTTCGCGCACCCCGAGTACACGGTGTTGGTGAAGGAGAACAACCCGCCCGGCTGCCACATCTTCACGGTGTCCGCTCGGGACGCGGACGCTCAGGAGAATGCGCTGGTGTCCTACTCGCTGGTGGAGCGGCGGGTGGGCGAGCGAGCGTTGTCGAGCTACGTGTCAGTGCACGCGGAGAGCGGCAAGGTGTACGCGCTGCAGCCGCTGGACCACGAGGAGCTGGAGCTGCTGCAGTTCCAGGTGAGCGCGCGCGACGCGGGCGTGCCGCCTCTGGGCAGCAACGTGACGCTGCAGGTGTTCGTGCTGGACGAGAATGACAACGCGCCCGCGCTGCTGCTGCCCGGGccgggcggcggggcgggcgcACTGAGCCAGCTGGTGGCGCGGTCGGTGGGCGCGGGCCACGTGGTGGCGAAGGTGCGCGCGGTGGACGCGGACTCGGGCTACAACGCGTGGCTGTCGTACGAGCTGCAGCCGGCGGCGGGTGGCGCGCGCAGCCCGTTCCGCGTGGGGCTGTACACGGGCGAGATCAGCACGACGCGCGCCCTGGACGAGGCGGAAGCGCCACGCCAGCGCCTGCTGGTGCTGGTGAAGGACCACGGCGAGCCGGCGCTGACGGCCACGGCCACCGTGCTGCTGTCGCTGGAGGACAGAGGCCAGGCGCCCAAGGCCTCTATGCGGGCGTCGACCGGCGCCGCTGGAGCGGAGACGGCGTTAGTGGATGTGAACGTGTACCTGATCATCGCCATCTGCGCGGTGTCCAGCCTGTTGGTGCTCACGCTGCTGCTGTACACGGCGCTGCGGTGCTCGGCGCCGCCCAGCGAGGGCGCGTGCGGGCCCGGGAAGCCCACGCTTGTGTACTCCAGCGCGGTGGGGAGCTGGTCTTACTCGCAGCAGAGGCGGCAGAGG TGTGCTCTGGGGAGGGGCCGCCCAAGGCCGACCTCATGGCCTTCAGCCCCAGCCTTCCTCCTTGTCTGA